The stretch of DNA AGGATGCGCAGGGTGGCGGCGTCGGGGATGCCGACGGGATAGACCGATCGGGCGCCGGCGGCCTCGCAGGCCTGCAGGCGGCGTACGGCTTCGGCCAACGGGTCCTCGAACGTCGCGGTCTTGCCGAGGAAGGCGTCGGTGCGGGCGTTGATCACCAGCTCCACCCCGGCGGCGTCGGCCGCCGCGCGGATGGCGCCGATGTAGTCGGCGTGCTCCTGGACCTCGCGGAGCCGGCCCTGGCTGTGCACGGTGTCCTCGACGTTGATGCCGACCGCACCGGCCTCCAGCACCCGCTCGACCAGCTCCGCGGCGGGGGTGTCGTAGCCCGACTCGACGTCGGCGGTGACGGGTACGTCGACGGCCGCGGTGATCCGCCGGATGCCGTCCAGCGCATCGGCCAGCGTCATGCCCTCGTTGTCCTTCTGCCCGCGCGAGTCGGCCAGCGGGTGGCTGCCGATGCTCAGCGCAGGGAAGCCGGCCGCCACCACCGTCCGGGCCGACCAGGCGTCCCAGACGGTCGGAAGCACGAGGGTCTCGCCGGTGTGGTGCAGCCGCAGGAGCTCGCTGGCCTTGGCGCTCACGTCAGTCATGTCTGCAGCATGCCAGGCGGCCGGTGAGCCTCACCCAGGGAAGCGGCGCGGGCGAGGACGCCGTCGAGCATCGGCTCGGTGAGCCTGCCGGTGAACGTGTTCTGCTGGCTGGGGTGGTAGCAGCCCAGCAGCGTGACCTCACGCCCGTCGCGACTCAGCGTCGCTTCGACGCCGTGGCCGAAGCGCGGCTTGGGCCGGGCGATCCGCCAGCCGAGGGCGGCGTAGGAGCGCAGCGTCGCGTCCCACCCGATCGCACCGAGCGCCACCACCACGCCGACGCGGTCCGCCAGCAGGCTCAGCTCCGCCTCGATCCAGGGCGCGCACGTGTCGCGCTCGAGCGGTGTGGGCTTGTTCTGCGGGGGCGCGCACCGGACAGCGGCGACCATCCGGGTCTCGGGCAGCTCCAGGCCGTCGGCCGCGTGCAGGCTGGTGCCGCGGGTGGCCAGGCCGACCCGGTGCAGCGAGGCGAACAGCCAGTCGCCGCTGCGGTCGCCGGTGAAGACCCGGCCGGTGCGGTTGGCGCCGTTGGCAGCCGGGGCCAGGCCGACGATGAGGATGCTCGGCGTCGGGGAGCCGAAGCCGGGGATGGGCCGACCCCAGTAGGGCTCGTCGGCGTACGCCGCCCGCTTGGTCGCGGCCACCTGCTCGCGCCAGGCGACCAGTCTCGGACAGGCTCGGCAGACGCTGACCCGCGCTTCGAGGTCGGCGAGGCCCACCTGAGGCGGACGGCCGAGCTCGCCCGAGCGGCCGGAGCGGCCGGCCAGGCGGCGTACCTGGGCGGCGGTCCGGGCCACCGGCGTCTCGGCGGTGGCGGGGTCGCCCGGCCAGCCGGTGCCCGGCGGTACCGGCGAGTCGAACAACTCGCCGGTGGCCGGATGGGCCAGAGGTGTGCTCACCCGCGGCTCCGCTTCGAACCCATCACGCTCGCTCCTCTCGTCGGAGCCCGAGCCTAGGACCCGGCAGCTCGATCCGGACGGAGGCCCGACTCGACCCGGACGGAGGCCCGATTCGACGTCAGGCGGCTTGGGTGGTGACCTGCCCCGCGGCACTCCCGGCGAGCCACTGGCTCCAGGTCAGGTTGAAGTCGGCGTACCCGTTGTCGCCGTCGGCCTTGCCCCGGGGCGAGCCGGTGACGGTGACCGGGTCGCCCTCCTTGGAGAGGTTGTAGTACCACTTCGCGTCGGCCATCGAGAGGTGGACGCAGCCGTGGGAGCCGTAGCTGTGGCCGGGGTTGGGATCGCCGGTGGAGTAGTGCAGGAAGGTTCCCGACCAGGTGATCCGGACGTCCCAGGGCAGCGTGAGGTCGTAGTAGTCCGGGTTGTTCTTCTTGCAGGCGATGCCCACGCTGCAGGAGGTCATCCGGATCGTGCGCGACTTGTTCACCACGGCCATGGTGCCGTCCCAGGACGGCCAGTCGGGGCTGCCGGCGTCGCTGGGCATCGTGCGCAGCACCCTGCCGTCGCGGGTGACGACGGTCTTGTGCTGCTTGACGTAGACGTGGGTGCGGACGTCGTCGCCGATGGTGAAGTCGCGGGTGTAGGTGCGGGTGCCGTAGCGGCCGTTGCCGTCACCGACGTGGTCGAGGTCGGCGACCATCTTCACCGTGGTGCCCGGGGTCCAGTAGCTCTGCGGACGGAAGTCGACGCGCCGGTCGCTGAACCAGTGCCATGCGCCGGTGACCGGTGTGGAGCTGGTCAGCGTGAGGTGCTTCTCGATCTTCGCCCGCGCCGAGGTGGCGACCGGATCGGTGAAGACGATCGAGATCGGCATGGCGACGCCGACGGTGGCGCCGCTGAGCGGGGCGATGCTCTGCAGCTGCATCGGGGGACCCGTCGGGTAGTGCTTCTTCGGCTTCGCCGACGCCGTCGCGGAGGGGGCGGTCGAGCCCGACGTCGAGGACGGCGCGGACGTCGAGCCGGCGCTCGCGGAGGTGCCCGGCACCTGACGGGCGTCGGTTCCCGAGCTCGAGCAGGCGGAGAGCGCGAGGACGAGCACCGACGCCACGATGGTGCCCGCCACGCCCAGCCTGCGAAGTTCCCTCACCGCTCCATTGAAACCCGGGCCGGCAAGGACAGGTCAAAACGACGCGTCGCCAGCCGACCGGGCGACGGCGATCTCGACCCGATGGTCGGCGCCGAGCACTCAGGTCGCTCAGGGGAGCGCGACGAAGCTGAAACCGCGGTGCTTGAGCGCGGGGATCACCTTCTGCAGCGCGCGGAAGGTCTCCGACCGGTCGCCGCCGCCGTCGTGGCACAGGATGATGTCGCCGGGGCGCGCGGCCAGCATCGCCCGCTCGATGGCCGGCGTGCCGGGGCGGGCCCAGTCGCGCGGATCGATGTTCCAGTCGACCGGCAGCATCTCCTGCCGGTTCAGCTCGGCGAAGAGCTTCGGCCCCCAGACGCCGCCCGGCGCCCGGAACTGGGTGGGCCGGTGGCCGGTCGCATCGTGGATCGCCTCGTTGGTGCGCACGATCTCGCGATGGATGTCACGCCGGCTGCGGAACGGGAGCCGTTCGTCGTGGGTCCAGGTGTGGTTGGCGATCGCATGCCCCTCGGCGACCATCGCGCGCACGATCCTCCGGTTGGGCCGGACCTGCTCGCCGATCAGGTTGAACGTGGCGGTGACGTGGTGCTGGGCGAACAGGCGCAGATAGCGCGGCGTCCACAGCGGGCTCGGGCCGTCGTCGACGGTCAGCAGCACCGAGCGGTGGGGGAAGTGGATGTGCCGGCTGCGGTGCAGGAAGTCGTCGAGGTCGTAGATCGGCGTGTGCCAGTGCTTGGCCCACCGCGGCGCATGGGTGCCGAGCACCGGTGGCACGTTCGGCGTCGGCACCGCCGCCGCAGGGACGAGCGCCCGGGTCAGCGCTGCGCTGGCCGGCCGCGTCCCGCCCTGCGCGCGGTGCCGATGGCCGGGTGAGGTCGCCGCCTCGACACCCAGCGCGCCCCAGCCGACGACCGTACCGGCAAGCCCCAGGAGCACGGTACGGCGCAGCAGCCGCCCCGGCCGCTCCGGTTCGATCCCCACGTCTCGTTTCCCATCCCGTCGGCGTCCAGTTCGCGAAAGTCCGGCGGTCATCATTCCGGTCGGAAGGCCCGGATCGGGGAGCAATCGCCGAACCGGTCCGAACAGTCAGGTGGAGATCCGGTGAAGACGCGCGACCCCGGGGCGATCAGTGCCGGCCGAAGCGCTCGTCGAACCAGCCCTTGGCCACCCCGACCAGCCCGCCGAGGTCGCGCAGCGCCCCCGCCAGCGCGTCCTGGGCGCGGGCGAAGCTCTCCGCGTAATGCGCGGCCGCCTGGCGCGCTGCCTCGCTCACCGGCGCGCCCGCATCCTCCTCACGACGCGGGTAGGCCCCACCCAGGATCGCTGTGTACTCGCCCCCGTCGACCCAGCGCCGCGCCTCGGCGGCCCGCACCACCGCGAACGGGTGGCTGGCCTGCTCGACCAGCGTCAGCCGCAGGAACGAGTCGCGCAGATCGCCCGACGCGCGGTACTCCGCGCCCTGCGCCAGGAAGGACGCGGCGTCCAGGTCCGCGAGGTGGCCGCCGCCCGCGAGCTTCATGTGAACCCGCAGCGCCACCGCCGGGTCCTGGGTGGCGAGCAGCCCGGCCCGGTCGGCGGAGAGCTCGGAGGTGCGCGACCACTCCATCAGGGCCGCCACGATCACGCGCAGTCCCAGGCCGCCCAGGGGGAGCGCGCTGAACAGCCCGCTGAAGTGCAGCAGCCGCATCAGGAGCGTGCGATAGACCGCATGACCGGACAGGGCGTGACCCAGCTCGTGCCCGAGCACGAAGCGCAGCTCCTCCTCGTCGAGCAGGTCGACCAGGCCGGAGTTGAGCACGATGACCGGCTTGTCCATCCCGATCGTCACCGCGTTGGTCGTCGGGTCGTTGACGACGTACAGCTCGGGCAGCTCGCGCGCGTCGAGCACCTGCCCGACCTCGGCGAGCAGCCGGTGTGCCACCGGGAACTGGCGCTCGTCGACCCGCACCGCGCTGCCGAGCAGCACCAGCCGGGTGGCGCGCTCGCTGACCAGCCCGTTCATCGTCCGGATGACGGTGTCGAAGCCCTTCAGCTTGCGCAGCGCGACCAGCGCACCCCTGTCGGTGGGGTGCTCCCAGGTCCGGGAGCTGATGTCGGTGAGGACGACGCGGGAGCGGGACGGGACGGCCATGGCAGGCAGTCTCCACCACCGTCGCGCGCGGCGCGGCGACATCGCTGGAGTCGTCGATCGCGAGACCGGCGGCACTAGGGTGAGGCGCGTGAGTACGCCGGCGCGTGGTCGTGACGCTGGGCCCGGCCAGGGCCAGCGGCAGGAGCCCGGTCTGATCGGCCGGGTCGCGGGTGCCGTCACCGGCCGGATGGTCGGCGTCGTGCCCATCGAGGCGGTGCTGGACAACGTCGACGTCAACGCGGTGCTCGACGAGGTGGACGTCAACCGGCTGCTCGAGCGCATCGACCTCGACCGGCTGATGGATCGCGTGGACGTCGACGCGCTGCTCGACCGCGTCGACGTGGAGCGGATCGTCGACCGGGCCGGCATCCCGCAGATCGTCGCCGAGACCACCGGGCACCTGGCCGGCGGCACGCTCGACCTCGCCCGGGCCCGGCTCGCCGACGCCGACCGCCTGGCCGCACGGATCACCGACCGGGTGACGCTGCGGCGCCGTACCCGTCCGGCCTGGCGCGACCCCGCCACCGGGCTGCCCCAGGCCTACGCCGGCGCTGTCAGCCGGCTGCTCGCCTGGCTGGTCGACCTCGGTGTGGTCCTGGCGGCGTACGCCGGAGCCGACGCGGTGCTGCACCTGCTCGTCGACGCCTTCGGGCTCTCGGGCACCTGGCTGACCGACCAGGGCGCGCGGCTGTTGGCGGCTGTAGCGCTCGGCGCCTGGGCGGCTGTCTACGCCACGATCTGTGTCGCGGTGGCCGAGGCCACTGTCGGCAAGTGGCTGGTCGGCTTGCGGGTGCAGCGGCCCGACGGGACGGCTGTCGGTCCCGCCCGGGCCCTGGTGCGGGCGGCGGCGTTCGCGCTCTCGACCTCCCTCGGTCTGGCCGGTCTCGCGCTGATCGCCTTCCAGCGGCGTTCGCGCGGTCTGCACGACCTGATCGCCGGGACGGTGGTCGTCCACGTCGGCCGCAGGTGACTCAGCGGTAACCCGGGGCGGCGCTCGACGCCGTCGGGGCGCCGGGAAGAATGGCGGCGTGAACAAGCACAGGAAGATCGGACCCGAGGACGCCCGCTCGTGGCTGCTGGTCAACGGCAGCCGCGTGGAGCTGTTCGACGCGGCCTATGAGTCGCCCGCTGACCAGATCGTGCTCGACATCGAGGACGCCGTCGACCCCGCCGCCAAGGACGAGGCCCGGCGCGGTGTGATCGAGTGGCTCTCGCACGGGGAGCGACAGGCCTGGGTCCGGATCAACGACCACACGACGCCGTACTGGTCCGACGACGTGAGCCAGCTCGCCGGCGTTCCCGGCCTGCTCGGCGTGATGCTGGCCAAGACCGAGTCGGCCGCCGACGTAACCGAGACGTTCGACCGGCTCGGTGGCTCCGTGCCGGTCCTCGCGCTGATCGAGTCGGCGCTCGGCATCGAGGAGGCGGTCTCGATCGCCCGTGCCCGTGGCGTGGTGCGACTCGCGTTCGGCAGCGGCGACTACCGCCGCGACACCGGCACCAGCGCGGACGACCTGGCGATGGCCTATCCGCGCTCGCGCCTCGTGGTGGCCTCGAGGATCGGCGGCCTGCCCGGCCCGGTCGACGGCCCCACCGTCAGCAGCAGCCATCCGGTGCTGCGCGAGCAGGCAGGCGTCACCGTCTCCCTCGGCCTCACCGGCAAGCTCTGCCTGGACAAGGAGCAGCTCCCGGTGATCAACGAGGTCATCAGCCCGGCGCCGTCCGACGTCACCTGGGCGCGCGACTTCCTCGCCGACTTCGACGCCCGGGGTCAGGTCATCCGCGACGGCAGCGACCTGCCGCGGCTCGGTCGCGCCCGCAAGATCCAGCGGCTCGCCGAGGTCTTCGGGGTCAGCCCGCAGTCCTAGCCGAGGCTCGCCCGGGCGCTGGGCGAGAGGGCGCGTACGACGGATGCGCCCTCGCTCAGTCCCCGGGCAGCAGGCCCAGAGCGTCGAGCAGCGCGACCTCGTCCCAGTACTGCCGCAGCGCCGAGATCCGGTCACCGTCGAACGCCACGGCGGTGGCGCCCTCGAGACGCACCGGGCGGCCGACGGCCTGCACGACGGTGGTGCGCTCGTCGCCGTCGTCGACGCTGAGGTCGGAGGCGAACTGCGCCGTCACGACCCATTCCGCCCAGCCGCTGTCGCCATCGATGCCGATCGTGCCGATGTCCACGCCGAGGTCGGACATGATCGTGTCGCGCAGCGCCAGCTCGGCGGCGAGCTCGGCACGGCCGGCGACGAAGAGCGCCGGGGTGGTGAAGGTGACGTCCTCGGTGAAGACGGATTCGAGCTCGGCCGGATCCGCGCCGGCCGTCATCGCCAGGGCACGTCGCACCAGGTCGGCGCGGGGATCTTGATCTGTCACGATCGGTCCTTCCATCGGGGGTCTAGAGCCCGAGCAGCTTGGCCTTGGCGGCCGAGAACTCGGTGTCGGTCAGCTCCCCGGCGGCGTGCAACTCGGTGAGCTTCTGCAGGCGTTCGAGCGTCGGATCGACGGCGGTCGGGGTCGAGGCCGCCGGCGGTGGCTGGGTCGCGGCGTACGCCGCCGCGGCCTGGTCGTTGTACGCGTTCTGCTCCGCGCGCTGGCGACCCACGTGGTAGGCGACGCCGGCGGTGGTCGCTCCGGCGGCGAGCCGTAGCAAGGGCCTCCGCGGTCGGAAGAGCAGTCCCATGATCCGTCCTCTCGTGGGTTCGGCTCGATCCTCGGCCGGGCATACGCGGGCGGGGCTCACCCGGACCGGGTGACGAGGCCGATGCACGGGTCGTCGGGGCACACTGTGCGGGTGAACGAATCGCTCGCCGCCGAGGTCGAGAACTGCCGCTTCACGCCCGTACGGCTCCGGGCGGGCTACGACACGGGTGAGGTGGACGACTTCCTCGATGATCTGTGCAGGCGCCTGCGTGCCGGGGAACCCGTTGCCGCGTTCGTCGCGGGGGCGCGGTTCACGCCCGTCCGGATGCGCGAGGGCTACGACATGGGCGAGGTCGACCGGCTCCTGGAGCGCGTCGTCGCCGGCGCCGCCGATGCGACTTCGACGGCGAGCCCGACGGTGGGCCCGACGGTGAGCCCGACGGCTCCGGCACCTGCTGCCACGCCCCAGGAGTGGATCAACCCGGTCAGCGAGGTGACCTCGCCGCTGGCGCGGCTGTTCCGCCGCCGTCGCGACTGATCGAACCCGGCTGATCGGAGCTCGGGGCCGACGACGCGACCCTCAGTCCTCGTCGCCGACGCGCAGCTGGTCGCACAGCGCCCACAGGACGAGGGCGTCGAACCCGAGCAGGATCACCGCTCCGGCCGGGTTGTGCGGCAGGAAGAGGAAGCTGCTCACCGCACTCACGATCGCCACACCAATGCCGCCGACCATGCCCCAGCGCCGTCCGGTGATGATGCCGATCGAGACCACCATCGCGACCAGGCCGACCACCATGTGCACCCAGCCCAAGCGGTGACGCTGATGTCGAAGATCTGTCCGCCCGAGGCGTAGACCTTGTCGTTGGCCACCGCGGCGATGCCCTGCAGGAACTGCATCAGGCCCACGCCACCGAGCAGTACGCCGGCGAAGAGGACCGCGGAGCCCGCGAACAGGCTCTGGGTGGGGTCGGCGTACCGGCGATGCACGGAGGGTGTGCTCACACCATCACGCTAGGTCGCGGGGTCCGTCGAAGGGTCACCCGAATCGGGCGGCAGCAGCCGGCGCGGGCCGGCCGACCTGGTGGGCGCAGCCGCCAGCGCCGGCACTATGCTCCCGCGCATGGCACGACCCATCACCATCCTCGTCGAGGGCGACTCCGACAAGGCCGCCGTCGAGACCCTCGCCCCGCGCTACGGCGTCGACCTGACCGACGAGAGCATCGAGGTCGTGAGCATGGGCGGCGCCGGCAACGCCGGTCGGTTCATCGCGGAGAAGGCGTCGGCGGGGCGCCGCGTCGGCGGGCTCTACGACGAGGCCGAGGAGCGCTTCTTCGCCCGTGCCCTCAACCGTCAGGAGGGCGAGGACCTAGGCCGGCAGGGCTTCTTCGCCTGCCGGCGCGATCTGGAGGAGGAGCTCGTCCGGGCGCTCGGCGTCGCAGCCGTGACCGAGCTGCTGGAGGGCAGGGGTGACCTCGCGGGCTTCCGCTCCTTCCAGAACCAGGACGCGCACCGGGCCGACGAGGCGGCGGACCAGCTGCGACGCTTCATCGGCGCCAACGGCGCTCGCAAGCGGACCTACGCCGCCGCGATGGCCGACGCCGTGCCGCTCGAGGCGATCCCCGAGCCGCTGGAGGGTCTGCTGAGCTGGATCTGGAGCGCATGAGCGCCATCGGCGAGACGAGCGACATCGTCACCATCCACACCGACGGCGGCTGCCGGCCCAACCCCGGGCCGGGCGGCTGGGGCGCCGTGCTCCGGTTCGGGACGCACGTGCGCGAGCTGTACGGCGGCGAGCCCGGCTCGACCACCAACAACCGGATGGAGCTGACCGCGCCGATCATGGCGCTGGAGACGCTCAACCGGCCGTGCGAGGTGCACGTCTTCACCGACAGCACCTACGTGCGCAGCGGCATCACCTCGTGGCTGGCGGGTTGGAAGCGCAACGGCTGGAAGACCTCCACGAAGCAGCCGGTGAAGAACGCCGACCTGTGGCAGCGGCTGGAGGAGGCGTGCGAGCGACACCAGGTGGAGTGGTTCTGGGTGAAGGGGCATGCCGGCGTGGCCGACAACGAGCTTGCCGACCAGCTCGCCACCCGCGGCATCGAGGAAGCGGTCGGCGGCCGCTGAGCCTGCTGGGGCTGGCAGGCTGGCTTCATGACGCTGCTGCGAGCCGCCCGGCCTGAGGAGGCGGCGTTGATCTCCGACCTGGCGCTGCGCTCCAAGGCCCACTGGGGGTACGACGCCGCGTTCCTCGAGGCCTGCCGTGCCGAGCTGACCTGGACGGCCGAGCAGTGCGGGAGCGGCGACGTGGTGCTCGCCGAGCGGGACGGACGGGTGGTCGGCTTCTACGCACTGGGCGTCGGCGCGACCCCGGACCGGGGCGAGCTGGACGCGTGCTTCGTCGAGCCGGCGGTGATCGGGAGCGGCGTCGGCGGCGTACTCCTGCGGGGTGCGCTCATCGAGGCGCGGCGCCGGGGCTGGCGTCGGCTCGCGCTCGACGCGGACCCGGGCGCGGAGGGCTTCTACCTGCGCCACGGAGCCCGCCGGGTGGGTGAGGCGCCGAGCGGTTCGCTCCCAGGACGGCTGCTGCCGCGCCTGGAGTTCGTGCTCAGTGGCTCCGCGGACGGGTGAGGGTGAAGGTCTCGAACGGCGTCAGCGTCCCGTAGGGGCCGCCGACCTCGTAGTAGGTCACCGCGATCGTCGTGTGTCCGCCCGGCCGGCCCGGGTCGACGTCGAAGGAGGCGAAGCCGTAGGAGTGCGCGGCATCGCGGGTCCCCGACCAGACGGCGTCCTCGGTGACGTACGTCGGCGTGCCGTGCGTGACGGTGCCGGGCGCGGCACTCGGGCGGTCGGAGACCGAGACGATCACCCGGCACTGCGGCGGGTCGAAGAGCAGCTGGTTGGAGGGCGCCGAGGTCCCGCCACCGCCGATGATCATGTGCACCGTGCCCTGGGTGGTGTCGACCACGTCGAGCTTGTCCACCGTCGGGATCGGGGTCAGCGTCTGGTTGTCGGTCCGGCCACGGATCGCCTTGGAGCGCTCGTAGTGGTGCTCGTGTCCGCAGACGACCAGGTCCACGCCGTAGGCGTCGAACAGCGGCAGCCATTCCTGCCGGATGCCCAGGTCGGCGCCGTTGAAGTTGTTCGCGGTGGAGATCGCCACCTGGTGCATGCAGACGACGATCCAGTCGATGTCGCGATCCGCGCGTGCCTCGCGCAGCGTGCGCTCCAGCCAGGCCTTCTGTGCGCCCTTGGAGTAGCCGAGGACCCGGATGTCGCCACCGTCCTGCAGCGCCACGTCGTCGTTGGCCAGGAACACGAAGCGGACCGCGCCGACCGTGATGGCGTACCAGAGTCCGGCGGTGGTGTCGGTCTGGCCTGGCTGCCGCGGGGTGTCGAAGTAGGTCTGGAACGCGCTGTAGCCGATCGAGCCGTTGCCCAGCTCGTTCTCGTGGTTGCCGGGTGCCGGCATCCAGGCGCGGTGACGCGCGGAGCGGCTGTTGTTGTTCCAGAAGTCCGACCAGCTGCGCACCCGGTCGGTGGCGAGGTTGGCGTAGCAGAGGTCCCCGTTGAACAGGTGCAGCAGCGGCTCGAGGCTCTCCACGCCCGCGGTGGTGTCGCCGGCGGCCGGTGAGCCCAGGTTGTCGTTGACCCAGGTGGTGCCCGACTGCTTGCCCACGGTCGGAGTGCCCTGGTCGCCGAAGCTGGTGAACCGGAACGCGACCCGGCCGCGCGGCGCGGTGCGGAAGGTGCCGAACTCGGGCTTGGCGCCGTCGTGCACCGCCAGGTACATGTAGTCGGTGCCGGGCCGCAGGCCGGTGAGCCGGGCGTGGTGGGCGTAGACGACGGTTCCGGACTTGCCGTCGGTGTAGCTGGCCACGTCGGCTGTGACGGCCTTCTCGAACGTGCCGCCGTTCTTGGCGATCAGCACCTTCGGGTGGGTGGTGCGCGCGACGGTGTGCCACGTCACCGAGACCTCGCGCGACGCGTCGGCACCGAAGCCCACGTGCAGGCCGGCGACCGGTGGGACCGGCCCACCGGCGGCCCCGGTGGTGGGGCCGGTCGCCGGGCCCGCCACGGAGCCGGTCGAAGAGCCGGGACGGGCGGCGCCGTCGCGGGCGCCGGCAGCGACAGGGGAGGCGGAGGCGGTGGAGGCGAGGCCGCCGGTGGCGGCGAGGGCGCTGGTGGCGCC from Nocardioides sp. BP30 encodes:
- a CDS encoding M48 family metallopeptidase; amino-acid sequence: MAVPSRSRVVLTDISSRTWEHPTDRGALVALRKLKGFDTVIRTMNGLVSERATRLVLLGSAVRVDERQFPVAHRLLAEVGQVLDARELPELYVVNDPTTNAVTIGMDKPVIVLNSGLVDLLDEEELRFVLGHELGHALSGHAVYRTLLMRLLHFSGLFSALPLGGLGLRVIVAALMEWSRTSELSADRAGLLATQDPAVALRVHMKLAGGGHLADLDAASFLAQGAEYRASGDLRDSFLRLTLVEQASHPFAVVRAAEARRWVDGGEYTAILGGAYPRREEDAGAPVSEAARQAAAHYAESFARAQDALAGALRDLGGLVGVAKGWFDERFGRH
- a CDS encoding DivIVA domain-containing protein, which translates into the protein MNESLAAEVENCRFTPVRLRAGYDTGEVDDFLDDLCRRLRAGEPVAAFVAGARFTPVRMREGYDMGEVDRLLERVVAGAADATSTASPTVGPTVSPTAPAPAATPQEWINPVSEVTSPLARLFRRRRD
- a CDS encoding HpcH/HpaI aldolase/citrate lyase family protein, whose amino-acid sequence is MNKHRKIGPEDARSWLLVNGSRVELFDAAYESPADQIVLDIEDAVDPAAKDEARRGVIEWLSHGERQAWVRINDHTTPYWSDDVSQLAGVPGLLGVMLAKTESAADVTETFDRLGGSVPVLALIESALGIEEAVSIARARGVVRLAFGSGDYRRDTGTSADDLAMAYPRSRLVVASRIGGLPGPVDGPTVSSSHPVLREQAGVTVSLGLTGKLCLDKEQLPVINEVISPAPSDVTWARDFLADFDARGQVIRDGSDLPRLGRARKIQRLAEVFGVSPQS
- a CDS encoding L,D-transpeptidase; this translates as MRELRRLGVAGTIVASVLVLALSACSSSGTDARQVPGTSASAGSTSAPSSTSGSTAPSATASAKPKKHYPTGPPMQLQSIAPLSGATVGVAMPISIVFTDPVATSARAKIEKHLTLTSSTPVTGAWHWFSDRRVDFRPQSYWTPGTTVKMVADLDHVGDGNGRYGTRTYTRDFTIGDDVRTHVYVKQHKTVVTRDGRVLRTMPSDAGSPDWPSWDGTMAVVNKSRTIRMTSCSVGIACKKNNPDYYDLTLPWDVRITWSGTFLHYSTGDPNPGHSYGSHGCVHLSMADAKWYYNLSKEGDPVTVTGSPRGKADGDNGYADFNLTWSQWLAGSAAGQVTTQAA
- a CDS encoding uracil-DNA glycosylase; the encoded protein is MSTPLAHPATGELFDSPVPPGTGWPGDPATAETPVARTAAQVRRLAGRSGRSGELGRPPQVGLADLEARVSVCRACPRLVAWREQVAATKRAAYADEPYWGRPIPGFGSPTPSILIVGLAPAANGANRTGRVFTGDRSGDWLFASLHRVGLATRGTSLHAADGLELPETRMVAAVRCAPPQNKPTPLERDTCAPWIEAELSLLADRVGVVVALGAIGWDATLRSYAALGWRIARPKPRFGHGVEATLSRDGREVTLLGCYHPSQQNTFTGRLTEPMLDGVLARAASLGEAHRPPGMLQT
- a CDS encoding polysaccharide deacetylase family protein; this encodes MGIEPERPGRLLRRTVLLGLAGTVVGWGALGVEAATSPGHRHRAQGGTRPASAALTRALVPAAAVPTPNVPPVLGTHAPRWAKHWHTPIYDLDDFLHRSRHIHFPHRSVLLTVDDGPSPLWTPRYLRLFAQHHVTATFNLIGEQVRPNRRIVRAMVAEGHAIANHTWTHDERLPFRSRRDIHREIVRTNEAIHDATGHRPTQFRAPGGVWGPKLFAELNRQEMLPVDWNIDPRDWARPGTPAIERAMLAARPGDIILCHDGGGDRSETFRALQKVIPALKHRGFSFVALP
- a CDS encoding RDD family protein — translated: MSTPARGRDAGPGQGQRQEPGLIGRVAGAVTGRMVGVVPIEAVLDNVDVNAVLDEVDVNRLLERIDLDRLMDRVDVDALLDRVDVERIVDRAGIPQIVAETTGHLAGGTLDLARARLADADRLAARITDRVTLRRRTRPAWRDPATGLPQAYAGAVSRLLAWLVDLGVVLAAYAGADAVLHLLVDAFGLSGTWLTDQGARLLAAVALGAWAAVYATICVAVAEATVGKWLVGLRVQRPDGTAVGPARALVRAAAFALSTSLGLAGLALIAFQRRSRGLHDLIAGTVVVHVGRR
- a CDS encoding purple acid phosphatase family protein, with translation MTSSPRGSDVSRRSLLAALGATSALAATGGLASTASASPVAAGARDGAARPGSSTGSVAGPATGPTTGAAGGPVPPVAGLHVGFGADASREVSVTWHTVARTTHPKVLIAKNGGTFEKAVTADVASYTDGKSGTVVYAHHARLTGLRPGTDYMYLAVHDGAKPEFGTFRTAPRGRVAFRFTSFGDQGTPTVGKQSGTTWVNDNLGSPAAGDTTAGVESLEPLLHLFNGDLCYANLATDRVRSWSDFWNNNSRSARHRAWMPAPGNHENELGNGSIGYSAFQTYFDTPRQPGQTDTTAGLWYAITVGAVRFVFLANDDVALQDGGDIRVLGYSKGAQKAWLERTLREARADRDIDWIVVCMHQVAISTANNFNGADLGIRQEWLPLFDAYGVDLVVCGHEHHYERSKAIRGRTDNQTLTPIPTVDKLDVVDTTQGTVHMIIGGGGTSAPSNQLLFDPPQCRVIVSVSDRPSAAPGTVTHGTPTYVTEDAVWSGTRDAAHSYGFASFDVDPGRPGGHTTIAVTYYEVGGPYGTLTPFETFTLTRPRSH
- a CDS encoding nuclear transport factor 2 family protein, whose product is MTDQDPRADLVRRALAMTAGADPAELESVFTEDVTFTTPALFVAGRAELAAELALRDTIMSDLGVDIGTIGIDGDSGWAEWVVTAQFASDLSVDDGDERTTVVQAVGRPVRLEGATAVAFDGDRISALRQYWDEVALLDALGLLPGD
- a CDS encoding SHOCT domain-containing protein → MGLLFRPRRPLLRLAAGATTAGVAYHVGRQRAEQNAYNDQAAAAYAATQPPPAASTPTAVDPTLERLQKLTELHAAGELTDTEFSAAKAKLLGL
- a CDS encoding isocitrate lyase/PEP mutase family protein; translation: MTDVSAKASELLRLHHTGETLVLPTVWDAWSARTVVAAGFPALSIGSHPLADSRGQKDNEGMTLADALDGIRRITAAVDVPVTADVESGYDTPAAELVERVLEAGAVGINVEDTVHSQGRLREVQEHADYIGAIRAAADAAGVELVINARTDAFLGKTATFEDPLAEAVRRLQACEAAGARSVYPVGIPDAATLRILLDELSGPVNVTAHPTKGAPAGSFEELKAAGVQRITFGPLLQMALADSVTELVTPWR
- the rnhA gene encoding ribonuclease HI, giving the protein MSAIGETSDIVTIHTDGGCRPNPGPGGWGAVLRFGTHVRELYGGEPGSTTNNRMELTAPIMALETLNRPCEVHVFTDSTYVRSGITSWLAGWKRNGWKTSTKQPVKNADLWQRLEEACERHQVEWFWVKGHAGVADNELADQLATRGIEEAVGGR
- a CDS encoding GNAT family N-acetyltransferase encodes the protein MTLLRAARPEEAALISDLALRSKAHWGYDAAFLEACRAELTWTAEQCGSGDVVLAERDGRVVGFYALGVGATPDRGELDACFVEPAVIGSGVGGVLLRGALIEARRRGWRRLALDADPGAEGFYLRHGARRVGEAPSGSLPGRLLPRLEFVLSGSADG
- a CDS encoding TOPRIM nucleotidyl transferase/hydrolase domain-containing protein, coding for MARPITILVEGDSDKAAVETLAPRYGVDLTDESIEVVSMGGAGNAGRFIAEKASAGRRVGGLYDEAEERFFARALNRQEGEDLGRQGFFACRRDLEEELVRALGVAAVTELLEGRGDLAGFRSFQNQDAHRADEAADQLRRFIGANGARKRTYAAAMADAVPLEAIPEPLEGLLSWIWSA